The Streptomyces sp. NBC_00775 genome includes the window CCGGGCAGGCGCGGACTGTACGGGTCGTGGCAGTCGTTCACGGTGGCGCTGGGACTGCTCGGCGGTGCGGGGGTCGCCGCACTGCTGGCCACGCTGCTCAGCCCCCAGGAGCTCGAAGCGTGGGGGTGGCGAGTGCCGTTCCTGCTGACGCTGCCGCTCGGCCTCGGTGCGCTGTGGCTGCGCCTGAGACTGGCGGAGACGCCCGCTTTCACCAGCGAGTTCGAGCGCGAGCGTCCGCCCGGCCGCGAGCTGGCCAGGGCGATCGCTCTCGGTGCCGGGCGCGTCATGGGCTGGGCGGCGGCCGGTTACACGTTCCTGGTCGTGCTCCCCGCGTACCTCCAGAGCACGCTCGACGCCTCCTTCCAGCAGGCGCTGCTCGCCACGGTCCTCGCCAACCTCGGCTTCGCGGCAACCATCATCCCGGCGGGACTGCTCAGCGACCGGATCGGGCGGCGTCCCGTGATGCTCACGGGAGCCGTTCTCGTCACCCTGCTGGCGGTCCCGCTGCTCAATCTCCTTCAGGACAGCGGAACTTCGAACGCCGTGAAGGGCGTCGCCGTCTTCGTGGCGGGTGCCGTCGTCGGACTGATGGCGGGGCCCGGTCCGGCGATGCTCTCCGAGATGTTCCCGACGAGTGTCCGGTACACGGGCCTGGGACTCGCCTACGCCCTGTCCAATGCCGTGTTCTCGGGCTGCGCGGGGCTCATCATCACGGAGACCATCAAGCGGACCGGGAGCGTGGACATCCCCGCGTACTACGCGGCGGCGACGTGCGCGGTGAGCGCGCTGGCACTGTCCACGCTCCGTACGGAGAAAGGGAGTTGAGAAGGTGCGGGTGATCGGCCTGATGTCCGGCACGTCGTACGACGCCATCGACGCGGCGGCCGCCGAGCTGGCCCTCGACGGCGACAGCCTCGTGCTGCGGCCGCTCGGGCTCGTCAGCGAGACGTACGACGACGGACTGCGTGACACGCTCGCGGCGGCACTGCCCCCGGCCCTGACGAGCCTGGCCGAGGTGTGCCGCCTGGACACCCTCATCGGACAGGCCTTCGCGGCGGCCGCCGTCCGGGCCGACCGCGAACTGTGCGACGGACAGGGCGAGTTGGTCGCCTCGCACGGCCAGACGGTCTACCACTGGGCGCAGGACGGGCAGGTGCGCGGAACCCTCCAGCTCGGGCAGCCCGCCTGGATCGCCGAGGCGACCGGGCTGCCGGTGGTCGCCGACTTCCGCCCGCGGGACATCGCCGCGGGCGGCCAGGGAGCACCGCTGGTGAGCCTGGTCGACCTGCTGTGGCTGCGCGGCAGGCCGGGGACGCCGGTGGCGCTGAACCTCGGCGGCATCGCCAACCTCACCGCGCCGGACGGTACCGCCTTCGACACCGGGCCCGCGTGCGCGCTGCTCGACGCGGCGACGCGGGGACTGAGCGGAGGACGCCTGCACTACGACGTGGACGGGGCCCTGGCCGCCCGCGGCACGGTGCACGAGCCGTTGCTGCAGCGCCTGCTCGCGGAGCCGTACTACGCGCTGCCCGCGCCCAAGACGACCGGCAAGGAGCTGTTCCATCTCGGCTATCTGCGGGACGCGTTGGCGGGTTTCGGGACGCTGACCGCCGAGGACGTCATCGCGACCCTCACCCGGCTCACCGCCCGGACGGTCGCGGACGCCGTACGCGCGGTGCGGGCCACGGAGGTGATCGCCTCCGGTGGCGGCACCCGCAATCCCGTCCTCATGGCGATGCTGGGCGCGGAGCTTCCCGGGGTGGCGCTGCGCACCTCCGACGCGTTGGGGCTGCCCTCGGACGCCAAGGAGGCGTACGCCTTCGCCGTGCTGGGTTTTCTGACGCTGCACGGCCTCGCGGGCACCGATCCGGCGAGCACCGGGGCCCGGCATCCCAGCGTGCTCGGGTCGATCACCCCGGGCCGGGACGGGCTGCGGGTGCCACCGCGGGCGGACCGGGCACCCGTACGGCTCGTGCTGAAGTGAGCTGAAGTGGACCGCCGGGGAACCCTCTCATCCGCCTTTCACCCAGGGCTCATACGGTGGGCACCATGACGCAGGTGACTCCTCCCGGCTGGTATCCCGACCCCGGGCAGACAGATGACGCTCCCGCCACCGAACGCTGGTGGGACGGTAAGGCATGGACGGACCAGACCCGCCCCGTCGGGTCGGCCGCCCCATGGGGTCCCCCGGCGCACGCGCCGGCCGCCGGACCGTATCCGGCCCTTCCCCCGGGCTCGCCGCGGCGCGGACTGCGCACCGGCATAGCCGTCGCCGCGGCGATCGCGGTCCTCGCGGGCATCGGCGGCGGTGTGTACGCGCTGACCAAGGACGACGGCAACGGCGGCAACAGCGCCAACGCGCAGAGCCCCGGCGGCTTCAACGGCCAGGGCGGACCGGGTGGCGGACAGGGCGGCTCAGGTGCACCGAGCGGCGCACCGAGCGGTGCACCGAGCGGCGCTCCCGGCGGCTCGGGTGGCTCCGGCGGCTCCGACGGGCAGACCCCGGCGCCCGGTCAGTCGGCACAGCCGCAGGCCGAGGAGGGTTACGCCACCGACGCGCTCAGCGGCGTCAGCATCCCGGTGCCCGACGGCTGGACCGGCCAGGACGGCACGACCGGCGCCGTGATCGCCACCAAGGACACCTACAAGTGCCCCGGTGACACGTCGGAGAAGTGCCAGCGGGGCGGCGCCTACTCGGCCCCCGCGACGTTGCAGGGCCTGAAGTCCACCACGGCGGAGGCGGCGGCCAAGGAGGACATCTCCAAGAACGCCACGGAGTCGTACGGCAAGGGCTACGGCACGATCTCCTCGCACACCGAGCTCGCCTCCAAGGCGGTCACCGTGGCAGGTGAGAAGGGCTACCTGGTGCGCTGGAAGGTCGTGACGAGCAAGGGCGACGACGGCTACGTCGAATCGCTCGTCTTCCCCTCCCCCGCCGACTCCAAGACGCTCGTCGTCGTCCGCTTCGGTGTCGACGTCAGCTCCAAGGCGCCCAAGCAGTCGGTGATCGACACGATCACCAAGGGCATCAAGGTCGCGTCGGGAGCCAGCGGCAACGGGCAGAACGTGTAGCCCGTCCACACATCCGGTCCGGAGACCCCGGACCGGCACAGGGAGCCCGGACATAAATCGGCCGGGTGGGGCGCCCCTCCGCTCAAGGGGAACCCCACCCGGCCGGGGGGTGCGCGCCGCCCCCGTCCCCACGGTGCGGCGCGTTACAGGCCGACGTCCGGTCATCCCGCGGACGGCGACCTGAGTCTTAAGTCAGGCCGAGCAGTCTCATTTCAGGCCCAGTGCCGGCAGCACGACCGCCTCCACGAACTGTGTGAGATACGCCGCATCCGCGTACTGGCCCTCCAGCACGGGGCGCACGCGCACTACGCCGAACAGCTGCGCGGGGATGAACTCCAGCGCCGGATGGTCGGCGGCGATCTCACCTCGGTCGACGGCGCGGGCGATGATCTCCTTGACCGCGGCGATCTCGGGCTCGACGAGCGCGTCGCGCAGCGCCTCCTGGAGTTCCCTGTCCTGCATCACGGCATGGCCGAGCGCCTGGAGGAGCTGGGTGTCGCGGCCCGACCAGTCGCCCGCGGCCCGCGCCGCCGCGCGCAGGTCCCCGGCGAGCGAGCCGGTGTCGATCCCCGCGAACCGCGGACAGCGGTTGGCGCGCAGCGCGGCGGCCACGAACTGGGGTTTCGTCTTCCACTGGCGGTAGAGCGTGGACTTGCTGCAGCGCGTGCTCGTGGCCACGCCCTCCATGGTCAGCGCCTCGTAACCGCATTCGCGGATCTGTGCGAGCACGGCGTCGTAGAACTCCTGCTCACGCTCAGGCGTGATTTTGGAGCGGCGCGAGGCGACGACCGTCTCCGGTCCGTCCGCAGCCTGCGACGTCATGGCTCTTCTCCTCGCTGAATCCGGCTCGTGTGGTGGCCTGCTTCACACAGTCTAATCGATACGCCAGTGTACCGGTACGGATCCGTATCGGTACACTGGCGTATCGGTACACTGTCGTATCGATGAGCCTTGGACAGGATCTACGTTTCTGTCGAGTGGATCCTGTCCTGGGCTCACCGCGCATCACCCCACGCAAGACCGTCAGCAAGGGGGCCGGGGGATGGATTCCCGAACCGAGCCTGCAGAATCCGCGTCAGAGTCCGCTTCAGAACCGGAGCCGCCCGACGCGGCCATACAAGCGGCGGCGTCTCGCGACGCCGCCGCGAAAACGCACACGTCGGACACCACGGCACGCCCGCCGCTCGTGCGGGAGCTTCTGCTCGTCGTCGGGCTCTTCGCCGTCTACAAGGTCGGCCGGCAACTGGCCACCGGCCACACCGCCGAGGCCTTCGGCAACGCGCACAAGGTGTGGGACCTGGAGCGGGCCGTGCACCTGCCGGGCGAGGGCGCCGTGCAGACCGCGCTGCTGCACAGCGACACCCTGGTGCACATCGCGAACACCTACTACGCGACCGTTCACTTCCCGGCCACCGCGGCCTTCCTGATCTGGCTGTACCTGCGGCGCCCGGCCCACTACGTCTGGGCCCGCCGGGTCCTCGCCGTGGTCACCGCCGCCGCCCTGGTGGGCCACCTCACCTTCCCGCTCGCACCACCGCGGCTGCTCGCCGAGGCGGGTCTCATCGACACCGGACAGGTGTACGGGCCCACGGTGTACGGGGCGCACCCGGCGACCGACTCGATGGCGAACCAGTTCGCCGCGATGCCGTCGCTGCACTTCGGCTGGGCGCTGATGGTCGCGATCGGCCTGATCGCGGCGACGAAGTCCCGGTGGCGCCGGCTGTGGCTGCTGCATCCACTGCTCACCCTGGTGGTGATCGTCGGCACCGCGAACCACTACTGGCTCGACGCGATCGTCGCGACCGCCCTGCTCGGCATCGCGCTCGCCGTGATCCACCTGCCGCACCGGACGGTGACGACCGCGGGCCGGGTCCAGGAGCGCGCCGAGATCCCCGTGCAGGAAGTGCCGGAACTCGTGGGGGCGGGACGATGAGCGCCACTCTCGCCGCCGTCGTCCTGTCACTGTTCTCGGCCGTCGCGTACGCCGCCGCGGCCGTCGCGCAGGAACGGCTCGCCTCCCGGTCGCCCGGCTCGGGCACGCTGGCGATGCTGGCCAGGGGGGCCTGGTGGTGGTCGGTCGCGCTGAACGCGTCCGCCGCGCTGCTGCATGTCGCCGCGCTCAAGTACGGCACGCTCACGCTGGTGCAGCCGCTCGGCGCGCTCACCCTGGTCGCCGCCGTGCCCCTGGGCGCGCGAGTCGCCGGACGGCGGGTCAGCGCGGTCGAGTGGCGCGGGACGGCGCTCACACTGATCGGCCTCGCCGCACTGCTCGTCACGGCGTCCGGGCCCGCGCCCGACGACGTGCTGACGGTGCCGCAGGCGCTCGCCGTCGCCGGCACGACCGCCATGCTGATCGGCGGCCTGTCCCGGCCGGGAACGCGGCCGGGACTGCGGCACGCGACCGCCTCCGGGTTCGCCTCGGGGGTCGCCTCGGCACTCACACAGACCGTGACGGTGGCCGCGACGGACCGCTCGGATTCGCTGCTGAGCGCCCAAGTGGTCGTGGTGGCACTGCTCGTGGCGGCCTTCGCGGCCGGCGGACTGCTGCTGTCGCAGACCGCGTACCAGGGCGGGCTCGGCGCCCCGCTCGCCGTCGTGACGCTCGCCAACCCGGTCGCCGCCGTGGTGATCGGCCTGTCGCTGCTCGGCGAACGCCTTCAGGGCGGCGCGGCGGGCGTGCTGCTGGCGCTCGTGGGAGCGGGGATCGCCGCGTGGGGCGTGGTGACGCTGTCACGGTCGACGCCCGATCCCGACCCTCTACCCCTGGCCATGCCCCAGACCCTGGTGGACGACGACCACCCGGTCGCCGCGGTGCTGGCACTGGACGCGGGATCGGCGACGTACGAACCCTCGTTGGTGCCCAAGCAGCCCAACTCGGGGCACCTGACGTCCCTCTAGGGCAAGCGGCCGGCGTCCCGCCGGGGAGAAAGCAAGAAGGGCGGCCGCGGAGATCCGCGACCGCCCTTCCTCATGTCACCGTCATCCCAGTCCGCGGGAGTCCTGCTTGAGCGCCGTGTCGACGGTCAGCGCCGTCGCCACGACGAGGCTCAGCAGGGGCTCGGGGAGCTGGAAGTGGATCTGCAGAACGTAGTTGTCCGCAGTGGTGAACATCGTCTTGGCGAGGCCTTCCCAGGTCTTGGTGATCCGGGCGACCTCGTTGTCCGCGTGGTCGACGATCGCGAAGTTCCACGCCCGCCAGTTCTCCGCCTTGATCGCGCCGACCTGCTGGCCGTTGACGTTCATGGCGAAGTTGATCTTGCCGATCATGTTCTGCTGGACGATCTCGCCGACGGGCGATCCGTCCGGACGCGACACGATGACCCGCGACTTGAGGAACTTCGCGGGGCGGGTCAGCAGCAGCTGCGGCTGGCCGTGGGCGTCCCGGATCTCCAGCTTGTGGGTCATGAACTGGTCGAGGCTGGAGACGAAGCGCAGGATCTTCTTGAACACACCCTGCCCGACCTCGGTGACCGAGCCGAGCTGGTTGCCGTTCTGATCCATGACCTTGTACTCGTTGGTCACCTCGATCAGCTTGGCCTTCTGGTTCACCACCAGGACCGGCTCGGTGAACAGAGTGCCGCCGCCGACGCCACTGGGCGCGACCCCGGCCTGCTGCTGCACCTGACGCTGCACGCGCTGGTCGGGGGCCGGGGCGGGCTGCTGGGCGTACGCCTGCTGGGGCTGCTGGGCCTGGTGCGGTACCTGCGGCGCGCCCTGGGCCTGCTGGTCCGCATTCGTGTGGTCGGTCCACTGAGATCCGTCCCAGTAGCGCAACGTCTGGGGCGCCCCGTGCGGATCCGGGTACCAACCTGCAGGAGTGTTCGAATGCGTGGTCACCGGGGCACACTACCGTGAGATGGCTGGAAAACAACCGGTAGTTGGGTAACCATCAGGCGCTGACGATCGCCGGGTCGCTCACACCGGGCAGACCGTTCTCGACATGTCCGGCGAACCGGCGCAAGAAGCCCGCATCCGCGTCGGACACGACGGTCAGGTCGTACCAGCGCCTGCTCGCCCGCAGTTCGACCGTGTGCCGCACGGTCGCGCCCGCCCGCACCTTGAACGACTGCGGCTTTGCGCCATAGCCGTCGGTGAGCTTGAGGTGGACCGTGCCGGAGCCCTTGTTGGTGAAGGTCAGCTCCACATCGCTCCCGACGTGCCGCGCGGTGACCTCGGGGCCGGCCGCCTTGCCGGGGCCCTTGAAGGTGCGCAGGAAGCCGTTCGGTCCGTGCACGGTGAGGTCGTACGAGCCGTTCGAGTACGCCGAGTTCCAGGTGTCCGAGACCGTTTTGCCCGCCTCGGTGGTGTATGTCCAGGGCCCGTCGGTGCGGTTGCCGGAGGTGACGAGGAACGCGGCACCCGCCTTGGCGCCGGAGCCGAAGGTGAGCGTGAACGTACCGGCGGCGGTGTCCGCCGAACCGTCCACCAGGGGCGCGTACTTCAGCGGGCGGGCCGGGCGCGAGCCGCGCTCCTGCTTGGGCAGGACGGGGTTGGCCGGCGGGGTCGGCACATAGCTGGGGTGGCGGTCGTGGTCCGGCGGCTGATAGCCGTCGGTGTCCGGCAGCGCGACCGGCTTGGTGTCCTTGCGCGCGAAGTCGAAGGCCGAGCTGAGGTCGCCGCTGATCGCGCGCCGCCAGGGCGAGATGTTGGGCTCGTGCACGCCGAAGCGGCGCTCCATGAACCGGATGATCGAGGTGTGGTCGAGCGTCTCGGAGCAGACGTAACCACCCTTGCTCCAGGGCGAGACGACAAGCATCGGCACCCGCTGGCCGAGCCCGTACGGTCCGGCCGCGCGGCTCGCGTCGCCCTGGTAGAGGTCCGGGCCGACGTCGACGGTGGACTTGCCCTGCGCGGCGGACTGCGGCGGGAACGGCGGCACAAGGTGGTCGAAGAAGCCGTCGTTCTCGTCGTACGTGATGAACAGCGCCGTCTTGCTCCACACCTCGGGGTCGGAGGTCAGCGCGTCCAGGACCTGGGCGATGTACCAGGCGCCGTAGTTGGCGGGCCAGTTGGGGTGCTCGGTGAACGCCTCGGGTGCGACGACCCAGGAGACCTTGGGCAGCTTCCTGCCCTGCACATCGGCCTTCAGCTGGTCGAAGAAGCCCTCACCCTTGCGGGCGTCGGTGCCGGTGCGGGCCTTGTCGTACAGCGGGTCGCCCGGCTTGGCGTTGCGGTACTGGTTGAAGTACAGCAGCGAGTTGTCGCCGTAGTTGCCGCGGTACGCGTCCGAGATCCAGCCCCAGGAGCCGTTCGCGTCGAGCCCGTCGCCGACGTCCTGGTAGATCTTCCAGGAGACCCCGGCCGCCTCCAGCCGCTCCGGGTACGTCGTCCAGTCGTAGCCCACCTCGTCGTTGCCGAGGACGGGCCCACCACCCTTGCCGTCGTTGCCCGTGTAGCCCGTCCACATGTAGTAGCGGTTCGGGTCGGTGGAGCCGATGAACGAGCAGTGGTAGGCGTCGCAGATGGTGAAGGCGTCGGCGAGCGCGTAGTGGAACGGGATGTCCTCGCGCGTCAGGTACGCCATCGTCGTCGACGACTTGGCGGGCACCCATTTGTCATACTTACCCTTGTTGAAGGCGGTGTGTCCGTCGCTCCAGCCGTGCGGGAGGTCCTGGATGAACTGCATGCCCAGGTTGTCCGCCTCGGGCCGGAAGGGGAGCACGTCCTTGGTGCCGTCCGACTGGTACCAGACCGACTTGTCGCCCGACGTCGTGGCCGGACGCGGGTCGCCGAAGCCGCGGACGCCTCTCAGCGAGCCGAAGTAGTGATCGAAGGAACGGTTCTCCTGCATCAGGACGACGATGTGCTCGACGTCGTCGATGGTGCCGGAACGGTGGTTGGCCGGGAGCGCGGCGGCGCGCTCGATGCTGTTGGCCAGTGCGGTGAACGCCGCGGTGCCGCCGGCGAGTTGGAGGAATCGGCGCCGATTCACTTGAGGCATGGGTGAGTGACCTCTTGTCCTGACGGGCCCGGTCGGCCGGATGGTGAGGGAACGTGCGCGGTTGGAGTGTTCCAAGAGCACCAAACGTCAGGGAAGGGTCCTGTGGCCCCCATGTGAAACTCGGCGGTACGTGAGACGAACGGTTTCGGACGGATCGTCAGCCGACGGCCGATCGGAAGGGCTACGGGCCTGCCCCGGGCGAGCGCGCGCCCCGTTCGCACCCTGGAATCCGCGTTCCCGTTGGGGCCCTGTCGGTGGACAGCTCCGGTTCCCACCAGGTCGGCGCATGACCGGCGCGCTCGCGCGGGCTGTGTGAGAGCACCTATCCGGACGCCGCCTCCGTCTCGGCCACCTGTCGCGACCGCGGCCGGAGGCGGAGACCACCGCCCTGTTCGGACCCTGCGCGCCGGCGCGCGGCCAGTGTCCAGCCGACGGCGACGACCGCGGCCGACGCGAGGGTGGCCAGCATCAGCGTGGTGTGGGATCCGGCGCTGTCGGCCGCCCGGGCGACCGGGTTGGGCGCGCCGAGCCGGTCGGCCAGCCAGCCGACGGCCGCCGTGCCGGTGAGCAGCGCGCCGCCCACCCGCAGCGCGGGCTGTATCCGCAGCCGCGCGATCACCAGCAGGGTGGGCAGGGCCAGACAGACCAGCAGGAGCTGGACCAGTTCGATGCCCAGGTTGAAGCCGAGGAGGCTGGACACGAGCTGTCCGGTGGACAGATGCATCTCGGCCAGCACGAAGGAGAACGCCATGCCGTGGCCGAGGCCGAAGACTCCGGCCACGACCGCTTCCCGGCCCGGGAACAGGGGGCGGATGGCGTGTACGGCTCCGACGAGGATGCTGGCGGCGATGAACGCCTCGACCGGCCGGCCGGGGATCTCCAGGCGGCCGAGGGCGGTGGCGGCCAGCGCGACGGAGTGGCCGACGGTGAAGGCGAGCGTGATACGACCGATGCGCCCGAGCGCGGTGCGGGCGCCGACCAGGCCTTCCCAGCGTCGCCCGGTGGCCAGCAGCGGTGCGGGCAGTAGCAGGATGAGCAGGAACAGCAGATGGTCGGTGCCGGTGAGGATGTGGTCGCCGCCGAGTTCGACCATGGCGACGAAACCGCGCCAGGCGCTGCCCTTGCCGAGGTCGACGGTCAGCGGCGGGACGGTCATGTGCCGGATGTCGAGACGGATGGTGCCGACCTGGGTGGCGCCGTCGCCGGTGACCCGGCCGGCCGCCCAGTCCTGTCGTACCGACACCAGCGTGACGTGGGTGACGACCTGATGGACGATCACGTCGTAGTCGAGCGTGAAGTGCCGTACGTCGGCGCCGGCCGGCGGGGTGAGCACGGCCTTGGCGACCAGCTCGCGGTACGGGCCGGTGGAGGTCTGCTGGGTCCGGCTGAGGCTCAGCGCGCCGATGCTGACCTGCCACGCCTCGCCCTTGAGCGTGGTCGGGCGGATGTGCTTGCCGAGGTAGGTGCGGATGGCCGTGGCCTTGGCGGGCAGGGCCGAAGCTTCGGTGTCGGCCAGATCGATCCCGCTGGCCGTGGCGAAGTCGCCGACCGGCAGTTCCAGCCTCGCGGTGACGGAGGCCTTGTACACGTCGAGCTGGACCACTGAGTGCGGCATCGGATGCGCGGCGGCCGGCGACGCCCCGAGAAGGAGCGCCGCCGGTACCGCGATCGCGATCCCGGCCACCAGGCGAAGTGCGGTGGTCAGCCAGTTTCGCGGTCGGGTCATGAGAAGGAGAACTCGCTGCCGTAGTCGCGGGTGTGGTCGCGGTACACGGTGTGGTAGTGGATCTGGTCCCGGTACACGACGCCGTTCTGGCAGACGAACTCGATCCACACGCCGGGGCCGTCGATGCGCACGTAGTCGCCCTGGGTGTCCAGGCCGGTGCCGCCGGAGTAGGCGATGTAGGTCTCGTTCAGCTCACGCTCGTACGTCTTCATGAGCTTCTTCGCGGTGGCGTCGTCCACGTTGGCGACCCAGGGGTGGATCGCCTTCAGGACCAGCTTCTTCTGCTGGGGCGACAGCGAGCTGGCCTTGATGCCTTCCTTGGTCTCCGGGAACTGGCCGTCCTCACCCGGGCCGAGGAGCACGTCGCTGAACGACTCGGACAGCTTGGCGGTGGCCAGCTGTTCCGTGCTCAGGCTGCTGGTCAGCGCGAGCAGGCCGTTGCGCTGCTTCTCCAGCGGCGAGTACGTGGTGCCGTCGTCGTCGGTCCAGGTGGTCGGCTCGACTCCGATGAAGAACGGGCTGGCGCCGGCCACCTTGCCCTTCTTGTACGTCTCGTTGACGGCGAGGTGGTGGCCGCCGAAGTGCAGCTGCCAGGTTCCGTCCGCCGAGGGGGTGCCCAGGAACGCCAGGAAGTAGACGCCGCTGCCGTAGCCGCCCATGCCGCCGCCTCCGGTGCCGCCGGACGGCGGGGTGCCGGTCGGGACGTCGGTCGGGGCGTCGGTGGCCGTCGAGCTGGGGGTCGCCGTGGCGGACGGGTCCGCCGAGGCCGAGCTCGACGCGCCGTCCGAGGGCGCCGGCCCCGCGGACTCGGTACTGGTGCTCTGTGCCGAGTTGAGCACGTCGTCGGCCTTGATGATCTGCGTGATCTGGTCGTACCCGGTGCCCTTGCCGGACCCCGTGGCCAGCTTCACCACCTTCATGGCGGCGGCCAGCTGAGTGTCCGTCAGGGTGCTGAGCTGGATGCCGGGACGGCAGGTCGAGCCACACGGCAGGTTCGACCACGCCGTGGCGTTCTCCTCGGAGAAGTCCAGCAGGACCTCCGCCTGCTGGTCGGCGTCCAGCGTGTTCAGGAACGCGTTGGCGGCACTGACCACGGCTCCGACGCCGGTGGCGTCCTTGTCGACCGGGCGCTTGACACCTGCCGCCGATGCACCTGTCTGCGTATCCGTCGAGGCATTTGCCACGGCAAAGCCGCCGCCGACCAGCACAATTGCCGTGGCGGCACCGGCTACGCCCCGCCAAGTCCGTCGTGTACGTACTCGACGGGTTCTTTCTCTACTCACGAACCACTCCTTCAATACTGGAATGACGTCCCGGCCCCATGGGAAGCACCCATCAGCCGACTTCAGGGACGCCACATCCGTACAGATAGCGGACATTTCGCATGATTGAAAGGCACGACAGGCACCCGGTCGAGCGCTTCATGCGATTGTTGACAAGATTATCGACACTCTTATCCAAATCTCAACGCCTCGTCAGGTGAACAAAATATTCTTGATCCACACACAGGAAAATGGCGCAAATTCACGGAATTCACTTATGGATTTGACAGGCTGCTCTTATCGCGTGAATAGATTTCCTTGCTATTGCGGATAACCGGCGGGCAGCAGGTCGGGCGAGCCGGGTGGACCCGTGTCGGTCTGGCCGGGTAATGGCTTGTATCCCCAATGGCCATGCCCCGTAGGCGGATTCACAGGAGCCACGCACTTCTACGGCTCCACGGTCGCTGCTTCACTCCCTCGCACACCGCTCGAAGCCGATCGCCCCATGAACAGCCATGGGGCGCAAGGGAGTTATGCATGCCCGAAGTCACCAACCACGCCATGAAGCAGGCCCTCGCGGAGCGCGGCGTGACGATGCGGTCGCGGGTTCGCGCGCTGATCGCCGTCGCGAGCGTCGTCGCGGCACCCTCGCTGCTCGCACCGGCCACCGCCCACGCAGCGACACCGGCCGCGGCGGCCCGGCGGAGGAAGACCGTCGCCTCCGGCGAGACCTGGGAGGTCGCCGCGATCCGTCCGGCTTCGCCCGTCTGTTCCTGCTGCCGGGTGTCGCCCACTGCGGCGGCGGCCAGGGTCCGGACGGCATCGACGCGCTGTCGGCAATCGTCGACTGGGCCACGGCCGGCCAGGCCCCGGACAGCCTCCTCAGCCAGGCCATCGACAGCGTCGGCGGCGGCAAGG containing:
- a CDS encoding HupE/UreJ family protein, which codes for MTRPRNWLTTALRLVAGIAIAVPAALLLGASPAAAHPMPHSVVQLDVYKASVTARLELPVGDFATASGIDLADTEASALPAKATAIRTYLGKHIRPTTLKGEAWQVSIGALSLSRTQQTSTGPYRELVAKAVLTPPAGADVRHFTLDYDVIVHQVVTHVTLVSVRQDWAAGRVTGDGATQVGTIRLDIRHMTVPPLTVDLGKGSAWRGFVAMVELGGDHILTGTDHLLFLLILLLPAPLLATGRRWEGLVGARTALGRIGRITLAFTVGHSVALAATALGRLEIPGRPVEAFIAASILVGAVHAIRPLFPGREAVVAGVFGLGHGMAFSFVLAEMHLSTGQLVSSLLGFNLGIELVQLLLVCLALPTLLVIARLRIQPALRVGGALLTGTAAVGWLADRLGAPNPVARAADSAGSHTTLMLATLASAAVVAVGWTLAARRRAGSEQGGGLRLRPRSRQVAETEAASG
- a CDS encoding DUF3500 domain-containing protein; translation: MANASTDTQTGASAAGVKRPVDKDATGVGAVVSAANAFLNTLDADQQAEVLLDFSEENATAWSNLPCGSTCRPGIQLSTLTDTQLAAAMKVVKLATGSGKGTGYDQITQIIKADDVLNSAQSTSTESAGPAPSDGASSSASADPSATATPSSTATDAPTDVPTGTPPSGGTGGGGMGGYGSGVYFLAFLGTPSADGTWQLHFGGHHLAVNETYKKGKVAGASPFFIGVEPTTWTDDDGTTYSPLEKQRNGLLALTSSLSTEQLATAKLSESFSDVLLGPGEDGQFPETKEGIKASSLSPQQKKLVLKAIHPWVANVDDATAKKLMKTYERELNETYIAYSGGTGLDTQGDYVRIDGPGVWIEFVCQNGVVYRDQIHYHTVYRDHTRDYGSEFSFS
- a CDS encoding tannase/feruloyl esterase family alpha/beta hydrolase, giving the protein MHARSHQPRHEAGPRGARRDDAVAGSRADRRRERRRGTLAARTGHRPRSDTGRGGPAEEDRRLRRDLGGRRDPSGFARLFLLPGVAHCGGGQGPDGIDALSAIVDWATAGQAPDSLLSQAIDSVGGGKVTASRPVYPFPYIAVNTTGGSDDDASSYTARLSTAEQNLTVDYLGSFRSGYETVSGWVDGKWVTRPGKS